One Malus sylvestris chromosome 14, drMalSylv7.2, whole genome shotgun sequence DNA segment encodes these proteins:
- the LOC126600509 gene encoding putative pentatricopeptide repeat-containing protein At1g74400 has translation MLKQLFRTKHTLVVTSHTSTATTSRPLSSSSSWCSSSPVSDSTSTILNRSSGAFQLRRCKTRIANPSPRFHLPKTQLHTHLKPPKANQTLKTYLKSNSATKALLLFRDILRTSPATTDSYTLLFVLKACTQKSVSLEGKQLHALVLKYGFESIVYLQTSLMNMYSAAGDVVDAHLVFDEIPSKNIVCWTTLVSAYVDNQKPNEALQLFRQMQMHNVEPDQVTLTVALSACADLGALEMGEWINAYVCHKYGFDTDLCLNNALVNMYAKCGDIGTARRLFYRIREKDVMTWTSMIVGHALHGQAEEALTLFGQMKEASKNTRKIKRNGDFESGLVVPNHVTFIGVLMACSHAGMVEEGKWHFRSMSQEYGLKPREAHFGCMVDLFCRAGLLQDAYDFILKMTGPSNAVMWRTLLGACSLHGDIKLGSQVRVKLLELEPTYAGDDVTLSNIYAAKGMWDRKMVVRDQMKQRRPPGCSSIEVGRSISEFVSADDDHPLRTEIYEILRQLIASMKAYGYSPELSSLKEC, from the coding sequence ATGTTGAAGCAGCTCTTCCGTACAAAACACACACTCGTTGTCACCTCCCACACTTCCACTGCCACCACTTCAAGACCACtctcttcttcgtcttcttggTGTTCGTCTTCTCCAGTATCCGATTCGACGAGCACCATTCTCAACCGGAGCAGTGGAGCTTTTCAACTCCGCCGCTGCAAAACAAGGATAGCGAATCCATCTCCGCGTTTTCATCTTCCAAAAACCCAACTTCACACACACCTCAAACCGCCGAAAGCAAACCAGACCCTTAAGACATACCTTAAATCCAACTCCGCCACCAAGGCTCTCTTGCTCTTTCGAGACATACTGCGAACAAGCCCGGCCACGACGGATAGCTACACTCTCTTGTTCGTCCTCAAGGCTTGCACCCAAAAGTCCGTCTCGCTCGAGGGAAAGCAGTTGCATGCGCTCGTGCTTAAGTATGGGTTTGAATCCATAGTTTACCTCCAAACATCTCTTATGAATATGTATTCTGCTGCAGGTGATGTTGTGGATGCACACCTAGTGTTTGATGAAATACCCTCCAAGAATATAGTTTGCTGGACCACCTTGGTTTCTGCTTATGTCGACAACCAGAAGCCTAACGAAGCTCTTCAGCTGTTCAGGCAAATGCAGATGCACAATGTGGAACCTGATCAAGTTACATTGACGGTTGCTCTCTCAGCGTGTGCTGATCTTGGAGCGTTAGAAATGGGAGAGTGGATTAACGCTTATGTCTGTCATAAGTATGGGTTCGATACAGATTTATGCTTGAACAATGCTCTTGTCAACATGTATGCGAAATGCGGGGACATTGGAACGGCAAGGAGATTGTTCTATAGGATACGAGAGAAGGATGTTATGACTTGGACATCGATGATTGTGGGGCATGCACTGCATGGACAAGCAGAAGAAGCGCTTACCCTTTTTGGACAAATGAAAGAGGCAAGTAAAAACACCAGGAAGATCAAGAGGAATGGTGATTTCGAAAGCGGTTTAGTTGTCCCTAACCACGTTACTTTCATAGGAGTTTTAATGGCTTGCAGCCACGCGGGGATGGTGGAGGAAGGGAAGTGGCATTTCAGAAGCATGAGCCAAGAATACGGTTTGAAACCCCGGGAAGCTCACTTCGGCTGCATGGTGGATCTATTCTGCCGAGCCGGGCTTCTACAAGACGCGTATGATTTTATTCTGAAGATGACAGGGCCTTCAAACGCAGTGATGTGGAGGACATTGCTCGGAGCGTGCAGCCTCCACGGAGATATTAAACTTGGCTCACAAGTAAGGGTAAAGTTGCTTGAGTTAGAGCCTACTTATGCTGGCGACGATGTTACTTTGTCCAACATCTATGCGGCCAAAGGCATGTGGGATAGGAAGATGGTTGTTAGAGATCAAATGAAGCAACGGAGGCCGCCCGGCTGCAGCTCGATCGAGGTGGGAAGGAGCATCAGTGAATTCGTTTCGGCCGATGATGATCACCCTTTGAGGACTGAAATATATGAGATTCTCAGGCAgttaattgcaagtatgaaagCTTATGGTTACTCTCCTGAGCTTTCAAGCCTAAAAGAGTGTTAA
- the LOC126600515 gene encoding protein NEN1-like yields the protein MASRSEDRCEIAFFDLEMTMPTGTDQDRTILEFGSIVVCPRKLVELDNYSTLVRPVDPSVINSLPDRRNGITRAALIDAPFFLDIADKVYDILHGRIWAGHNILQFDCVLIRQAFAQIGRPTPEPKDTIDSLEFLKQQFGTRAGNMKMASLATYFGLGQQTHRSLDDVRMNLEVLKCCAAVLFLESSLPNIFKKNSREFLQPDEVSIPSIHPTLLMLDNGSLRIELLHKDETLQLCCRHMELLFGINEEYFDLTGRLDIVCFASQNLCEVLDACDGVAQKLSMDSGSRSEWQPAVIRREGFYTVRLHIQHATEIYQKEPSGAEQRLFFTEFDASELSTLFKPRTFIDAFFSLEPYDCQYQQMAGIKSVAKKLILLSN from the exons atggccaGTCGGAGCGAGGACCGTTGCGAAATAGCCTTCTTCGACTTGGAGATGACGATGCCGACCGGAACTGACCAggaccgcaccatcttggaatTCGGGTCGATTGTCGTTTGCCCCAGGAAGCTGGTGGAGCTCGACAACTACTCCACCCTGGTCCGACCCGTCGACCCCTCCGTCATCAATTCCCTGCCCGACCGCCGCAACGGCATTACCCGCGCCGCCCTCATCGACGCCCCTTTTTTTCTAGACATCGCCGACAAGGTCTACGACATTCTCCACG GACGTATATGGGCTGGTCACAACATTCTCCAGTTTGATTGTGTGCTGATTCGGCAGGCTTTCGCGCAGATTGGTCGGCCTACACCAGAACCGAAAGATACAATCGATTCATTGGAATTCTTGAAACAGCAGTTCGGAACAAGAGCTGGTAACATGAAG ATGGCCTCCCTTGCAACCTATTTCGGGCTTGGACAGCAGACACACAG GAGTTTGGACGATGTTCGAATGAATCTGGAAGTTCTGAAATGCTGTGCGGCCGTTTTATTCTTG GAGTCGAGCCTCCCGAACATATTCAAGAAGAATAGTCGGGAGTTTTTACAGCCAGATGAAGTTTCTATTCCTTCCATCCATCCTACCCTTTTGATGTTGGATAATGGGAGTCTTAGGATAGAGTTGTTACACAAAGATGAAACTTTGCAGCTTTGCTGTAGGCATATGGAATTGCTGTTTGGAATCAATGAAGAGTATTTTGATCTAACTGGCCGATTGGATATTGTTTGTTTCGCATCACAAAATTTATGCGAAGTTCTTGATGCATGTGATGGCGTTGCACAAAAGTTGTCTATGGATTCTGGTAGCCGCTCCGAATGGCAGCCTGCTGTGATCCGAAGGGAGGGCTTTTATACAGTGAGATTACA CATACAGCACGCCACAGAGATATATCAAAAAGAGCCTTCTGGCGCCGAGCAGAGGCTCTTCTTCACCGAGTTTGATGCTTCAGAACTTAGCACCCTTTTCAAACCGCGGACTTTTATCGATGCATTCTTCTCCTTGGAACCGTATGACTGTCAGTATCAGCAGATGGCAGGCATTAAGTCGGTGGCAAAGAAATTGATTCTTCTTTCCAATTGA
- the LOC126600511 gene encoding protein NEN1-like: MATRSEDRFEIAFFDVETTVPTRPGQGFNILEFGSILVCPRKLVELESYSTLIRPADLSAIDSLSVRCNGITRDAVIAAPSFEDIADRVYDILHERIWAGHNILRFDCYRIREAFARIGRPAPEPKGTIDSLALLTQRFGRRAGNMKMASLATYFGLGQQTHRSLDDVRMNLEVLKYCATVLLLESSLPDIFTENSWVSPNATTRSRSDGKSSSTNQITGDNHPITSLRTTKEVSNLVESSTARPDPFDMGPLSNEVMKEVNQPDIAMVEIPVQESVESSSHLAALGSSNGTMEFLQPDEISIPSICASLVLLYHGRQRIKLLHKDVSLQLCCRHMKLRFGINEKFFDHAGQPRLNIVCYASQNLCKVLDACDGIAQKLSMDSGSSSEWRPVVIRKEGFNNYPTVRLHIQTAVCGDIAIYATEIYQKEPSGAEERLIFTKFDASALSTLFKPQTFMDAFFSLDPYDHQESAGIRLVAKKLILHSN, encoded by the exons ATGGCGACTCGGAGCGAGGACCGGTTTGAAATAGCCTTCTTCGACGTGGAGACGACGGTGCCGACCCGACCCGGACAGGGCTTCAACATCTTGGAATTCGGGTCGATTCTCGTTTGCCCTAGGAAGCTGGTGGAGCTCGAGAGCTACTCCACCCTGATTCGACCCGCCGACCTCTCCGCCATCGATTCCCTGTCCGTCCGTTGCAACGGCATTACCCGCGACGCCGTCATTGCCGCCCCTTCTTTTGAAGACATCGCCGATAGGGTCTACGACATTCTCCACG AACGTATATGGGCTGGTCACAACATTCTGAGGTTTGATTGTTATCGGATTCGGGAGGCTTTCGCACGCATTGGTCGGCCTGCGCCAGAACCGAAAGGTACCATTGATTCGTTGGCATTGTTGACACAGCGGTTCGGAAGGAGAGCTGGTAACATGAAG ATGGCCTCCCTTGCAACCTATTTCGGGCTTGGACAGCAGACACACAG GAGTTTGGATGATGTTCGAATGAATCTTGAAGTTCTGAAGTATTGTGCAACCGTGTTACTCTTG GAGTCGAGCCTCCCAGACATATTCACAGAGAATAGTTGGGTTTCTCCAAATGCTACCACAAGAAGTCGTAGTGACGGGAAATCATCTTCTACAAATCAAATAACAGGGGACAATCATCCAATAACATCTCTTAGGACTACCAAAGAAGTCTCTAATCTGGTTGAATCTAGCACAGCTCGACCAGATCCCTTTGACATGGGCCCACTTAGCAATGAAGTGATGAAAGAGGTGAATCAGCCAGATATCGCCATGGTAGAAATACCTGTGCAAGAGTCTGTTGAGAGTTCTTCCCATTTGGCTGCATTGGGGAGTTCCAATGGCACTATGGAGTTTTTGCAGCCTGATGAAATTTCTATTCCTTCTATCTGTGCTTCCCTTGTTCTGTTGTATCATGGGCGTCAGAGGATAAAGTTGTTACACAAAGATGTAAGTTTGCAGCTTTGCTGTAGGCATATGAAATTGCGGTTTGGGATCAATGAAAAGTTTTTTGATCATGCTGGCCAGCCACGATTGAATATTGTTTGTTACGCATCACAAAATTTGTGCAAAGTTCTTGATGCATGTGATGGCATTGCACAAAAGTTGTCTATGGATTCCGGTAGCAGCTCCGAATGGAGGCCTGTAGTGATCCGAAAAGAGGGTTTCAATAACTATCCTACAGTGAGATTACA CATACAGACAGCAGTATGTGGGGATATTGCAATATACGCCACAGAGATATATCAAAAAGAACCTTCTGGCGCCGAGGAGAGGCTCATCTTCACCAAGTTTGATGCTTCAGCACTTAGCACCCTTTTCAAACCGCAGACTTTTATGGATGCGTTCTTCTCCTTGGATCCGTATGACCATCAGGAGAGTGCAGGCATTAGGTTGGTGGCAAAGAAATTGATTCTTCATTCCAATTGA
- the LOC126600510 gene encoding protein NEN1-like: MASRSEDRFEIAFFDVETMVPTRSGQGFTILEFGSILVCPRKLVELESYSTLIRPADLSAINSLSVRGNGITRDAVIAAPSFQDIADTVYDILHERIWAGHNILRFDCYRIREAFARIGRPAPEPKGTIDSLALLTQRFGRRAGNMKMASLATYFGLGQQTHRSLDDVRMNLEVLKYCATVLLLESSLPDIFTENSWVSPNATTRSRSDGKSSAKGSRINMNTEHENRQMLSSTNQITGENHPITSLRTKDTEEVSNLIESSAARPDPFDMGPLNDEVTKELNQPDIAMVEIPVKESVESSSPFAASGSSNGTMEFLQPDEISIPSICASLVPLYRGSQRIKLLHKDVSLQLCCRHMKLRFGINGKFFDHAGRPRLNIVCYASQNLCKVLDACDGIAQKLSMDSGSSSEWRPVVIRKEGFNNYPTVRLHIQTAVCGDIAIYATEIYQKEPSGAEERLVFTKFDASALSTLFKPQTFVDAFFSLDPYDFQESAGIRLVAKKLILHSN; this comes from the exons ATGGCGAGTCGGAGCGAGGATCGGTTCGAAATAGCCTTCTTCGACGTGGAGACGATGGTGCCGACCCGATCCGGACAGGGCTTCACCATCTTGGAATTCGGGTCGATTCTCGTTTGCCCTAGGAAGCTGGTGGAGCTCGAGAGCTACTCCACCCTGATTCGACCGGCCGACCTCTCCGCCATCAATTCCCTGTCCGTCCGTGGCAACGGCATTACCCGCGACGCCGTCATTGCCGCCCCTTCTTTTCAAGACATCGCCGATACGGTCTACGACATTCTCCACG AACGTATATGGGCTGGTCACAACATTCTGAGGTTTGATTGTTATCGGATTCGGGAGGCTTTCGCACGCATTGGTCGGCCTGCACCAGAACCGAAAGGTACCATTGATTCATTGGCATTGTTGACACAGCGGTTTGGAAGGAGAGCTGGTAACATGAAG ATGGCCTCCCTTGCAACCTATTTCGGGCTTGGACAGCAGACACACAG GAGTTTGGATGATGTTCGAATGAATCTTGAAGTTCTGAAGTATTGTGCAACCGTGTTACTCTTG GAGTCGAGCCTCCCAGACATATTCACAGAGAATAGTTGGGTTTCTCCAAATGCTACCACAAGAAGTCGTAGTGACGGGAAATCATCTGCTAAGGGGTCTCGCATAAACATGAATACTGAGCATGAGAATCGTCAGATGTTATCTTCTACAAATCAAATAACAGGGGAGAATCATCCAATAACATCTCTTAGGACTAAAGACACTGAAGAAGTCTCTAATCTGATTGAATCTAGCGCCGCTCGACCAGATCCCTTTGACATGGGCCCACTTAACGATGAAGTGACGAAAGAGCTGAATCAGCCAGACATTGCCATGGTAGAAATACCTGTGAAAGAGTCTGTCGAGAGTTCTTCCCCTTTTGCTGCATCGGGGAGTTCCAATGGCACTATGGAGTTTTTGCAGCCTGATGAAATCTCTATTCCTTCTATCTGTGCTTCCCTTGTTCCGTTGTATCGTGGGAGTCAGAGGATAAAGTTGTTACACAAAGATGTAAGTTTGCAGCTTTGCTGTAGGCATATGAAATTGCGGTTTGGAATCAATGGAAAGTTTTTTGATCATGCTGGCCGGCCACGATTGAATATTGTTTGTTACGCATCACAAAATTTGTGCAAAGTTCTTGATGCATGTGATGGCATTGCACAAAAGTTGTCTATGGATTCCGGTAGCAGCTCCGAATGGAGGCCTGTTGTGATCCGAAAAGAGGGTTTCAATAACTATCCTACAGTGAGATTACA CATACAGACAGCAGTATGTGGGGATATTGCAATATACGCCACAGAGATATATCAAAAAGAGCCTTCTGGCGCTGAGGAGAGGCTCGTCTTCACCAAGTTTGATGCTTCAGCACTTAGCACCCTTTTCAAACCGCAGACTTTTGTGGATGCATTCTTCTCCTTGGATCCGTATGACTTTCAGGAGAGTGCAGGCATTAGGTTGGTGGCAAAGAAATTGATTCTTCATTCCAATTGA
- the LOC126600520 gene encoding two-component response regulator-like APRR1 has translation MEKDKQIDIGNSSRQNGGSRSKSKNMSVDRSRVRILLCDRDAGSCEEVCTLLTTCSYQAPLTVISVASAVEVLDALNAEWSFIDIILAAVDLPIEASMSMLKYIMQDLHFKHIPVIMLATQDESRFLFNFLKFGATDYLVKPLCIDQILNLWMHTWRQRKQPKGLEAPQKNIGLVVSSEATMNNILVLDDTEEEFAEDPKPAMCIKK, from the exons ATGGAGAAAGATAAGCAGATCGATATTGGTAACAGCAGCAGGCAAAATGGTGGCAGTAGATCTAAGAGCAAGAACATGTCTGTGGATCGCAGTAGGGTAAGAATTTTGCTGTGTGATCGCGATGCTGGGAGTTGCGAGGAGGTTTGCACATTGCTGACAACATGCAGTTATCAGG CACCCTTGACAGTAATATCAGTTGCCTCGGCTGTGGAAGTGTTGGATGCGCTGAATGCCGAGTGGTCATTCATTGATATCATACTTGCTGCAGTTGATCTTCCTATAGAGGCAAGCATGAGCATGCTCAAGTATATAATGCAGGATCTGCATTTCAAACACATTCCAGTTATCA TGCTGGCGACGCAGGATGAAAGCCGtttccttttcaatttcttAAAATTTGGGGCCACTGATTATCTGGTGAAGCCACTGTGCATTGATCAAATACTAAACTTGTGGATGCACACTTGGAGGCAGAGGAAGCAACCTAAG GGGCTGGAGGCGCCGCAGAAGAACATTGGTCTGGTGGTTTCGTCTGAAGCAACGATGAACAACATCTTGGTCTTGGATGACACAGAAGAAGAGTTTGCAGAGGATCCAAAGCCAGCTATGTGTATCAAAAAATAA
- the LOC126600508 gene encoding two-component response regulator-like APRR1 encodes MEPKELNLNRESEAAGGGGGVCGVGGGADGFIDRSRVRILLCDNNEYSSEEVFMLLVKCSYQVISVKSPRQVIDALNAEGPDIDLILAEVDLPMRKGMKMLKYITRDRELRRIPVIMMSAQDEVSTVVKCLKLGAADYLVKPLRTNELLNLWTHMWRRRRMLGLAEKNLINYVDLVISDPSGSNTNSTTLFSDDTDDKFGNPETGTSAPEEDKSTPVMELPVENISEFRPDVPGISDRQTGKFLSAPKKSELKIGVGKSSAFFTYVKSSKLKVNPQVVAHIEDIATENLRIEEKHEECVHQVVDDPQVHGNGEAWESNSQGDDLPSSNSIPDSLSLERSSTPSGSMELQNQRSFEEDRSSLVPEHPRNEPQHDFSGLPAQAAYQYYMSGAVNQVMMSSSPEVYQKNLHDMQNHAMMPQYNHFPHCPPHLNGMASFPYYSVCSQPGQQMPNAQPWPSFGSSASTEVNLNKVDRREAALIKFRQKRKERCFDKKIRYVNRKKLAERRPRVRGQFVGKLNGVNVDLNGEPAFVEDDEEEEDEKDDE; translated from the exons ATGGAGCCGAAGGAGCTGAATTTGAACAGAGAGTCTGAAGCTgctggtggcggcggcggcgttTGTGGCGTCGGTGGTGGTGCTGATGGGTTCATCGACAGGAGCAGGGTGAGGATTTTACTCTGCGATAACAACGAGTACAGTTCGGAAGAGGTTTTCATGCTTCTTGTGAAATGCTCTTACCAGG TTATTTCCGTGAAGTCTCCTCGACAAGTGATTGATGCATTGAATGCAGAGGGGCCTGATATCGATCTCATACTTGCCGAAGTTGACCTTCCAATGCGCAAAGGCATGAAAATGTTGAAGTACATCACACGGGATAGAGAGTTAAGGCGCATTCCTGTAATCA TGATGTCGGCACAAGATGAGGTCTCTACTGTTGTCAAGTGCTTGAAGCTTGGAGCAGCAGACTATCTTGTAAAGCCTTTACGCACAAATGAGCTTCTGAACTTGTGGACACACATGTGGAGAAGAAGGCGCATG CTTGGGCTAGCAGAGAAGAACCTTATAAATTATGTTGATCTGGTGATATCAGACCCTAGTGGATCTAATACGAACAGTACTACTTTATTCTCGGATGATACAGATGATAAATTCGGCAATCCTGAGACAGGAACCTCAGCTCCTGAGGAAGATAAG tctaCTCCTGTTATGGAGCTTCCAGTCGAGAATATATCAGAATTTCGGCCTGATGTTCCAGGAATAAGTGACCGGCAAACTG GAAAGTTTTTATCTGCCCCAAAGAAGAGCGAACTAAAGATTGGCGTTGGCAAGTCATCTGCCTTCTTTACATATGTGAAATCAAGCAAACTAAAAGTCAATCCTCAGGTGGTTGCACATATTGAAGACATTGCCACTGAAAATTTGAGGATAGAAGAGAAACATGAAGAATGTGTTCACCAAGTGGTTGATGATCCCCAAGTACATGGAAATGGAGAGGCGTGGGAAAGCAACTCACAGGGAGATGACTTGCCGAGCAGTAACAGTATCCCAGATTCTCTTTCTTTGGAGAGGTCTAGTACCCCGTCTGGATCAATGGAACTTCAAAATCAGAGGAGTTTTGAGGAAGACAGATCCTCTCTGGTGCCTGAACATCCAAGAAATGAACCTCAACATGATTTTTCTGGCCTACCTGCCCAAGCTGCCTATCAATATTATATGTCGGGAGCTGTCAATCAAGTTATGATGTCATCATCACCCGAAGTTTATCAAAAGAATCTGCATGACATGCAAAATCATGCTATGATGCCGCAATACAATCATTTTCCACACTGCCCTCCACACCTAAATGGGATGGCTTCGTTCCCCTATTATAGTGTATGCTCGCAACCTGGTCAACAAATGCCGAATGCTCAGCCATGGCCATCATTTGGAAGTTCAGCATCCACTGAAGTGAATCTAAATAAGGTTGACAGAAGGGAGGCagcattgattaaatttaggCAAAAAAGAAAGGAGCGGTGTTTTGATAAAAAGATCAGGTATGTAAATAGAAAGAAACTTGCCGAAAGGAGACCTCGTGTGCGGGGACAATTTGTGGGGAAGTTAAATGGTGTAAATGTGGATCTTAACGGCGAGCCTGCttttgttgaagatgatgaggaggaggaggatgaaaAGGATGACGAGTAG
- the LOC126600517 gene encoding vesicle transport v-SNARE 13-like isoform X1 produces the protein MSEVFEGYERQYCELSANLSSKCTAATAVDGGGEKKKQIIAEVKAGFEDADTLLRKMELEARSLQPSVKAALLAKLRGYKADLNNLKSQLKRMASPVVNFAARDELLEPGLADSLTTSNDQRGRLLMTTDRLNQSTDRIKESRRAMLETEELGVSILQDLHQQRQSLLHAHNTLRGADESISKSKKVLTAMTRSMNRNKWIVGSIIGVFAVAILFILYLKITR, from the exons ATGAGTGAGGTGTTTGAGGGGTACGAGCGCCAATACTGCGAGCTCTCAGCCAATCTCTCAAGCAAGTGCACGGCTGCCACCGCCGTGGATGGAGGAGGTG AGAAAAAGAAGCAGATAATTGCAGAGGTAAAAGCTGGATTTGAGGATGCAGATACTTTG CTTAGGAAAATGGAACTTGAGGCAAGGAGTTTGCAGCCAAGTGTGAAGGCAGCTCTTCTTGCTAAGCTAAGAGGATACAAGGCTGATTTGAACAATTTGAAGAGCCAACTGAAGAGAATGGCATCACCTGTCGTGAATTTCGCAGCTCGGGATGAACTGTTGGAGCCCGGATTGGCAGATTCCTTGACG ACATCGAATGATCAACGAGGAAGATTGTTGATGACGACTGACAGGTTAAATCAGTCGACGGACAGAATCAAGGAGAGTAGAAGAGCAATGCTGGAAACCGAGGAGCTTGGGGTCTCAATCCTCCAAGATTTGCACCAACAACGCCAGTCACTTCTACATGCTCACAATACA CTCCGCGGGGCGGACGAAAGTATCAGCAAGAGCAAGAAGGTGCTGACCGCCATGACGAGGAGTATGAACAGGAACAAATGGATTGTCGGCTCCATCATTGGAGTTTTTGCCGTTGCAATCTTGTTTATCCTTTATCTTAAGATTACGCGCTAG
- the LOC126600517 gene encoding vesicle transport v-SNARE 13-like isoform X2, translated as MSEVFEGYERQYCELSANLSSKCTAATAVDGGEKKKQIIAEVKAGFEDADTLLRKMELEARSLQPSVKAALLAKLRGYKADLNNLKSQLKRMASPVVNFAARDELLEPGLADSLTTSNDQRGRLLMTTDRLNQSTDRIKESRRAMLETEELGVSILQDLHQQRQSLLHAHNTLRGADESISKSKKVLTAMTRSMNRNKWIVGSIIGVFAVAILFILYLKITR; from the exons ATGAGTGAGGTGTTTGAGGGGTACGAGCGCCAATACTGCGAGCTCTCAGCCAATCTCTCAAGCAAGTGCACGGCTGCCACCGCCGTGGATGGAGGAG AGAAAAAGAAGCAGATAATTGCAGAGGTAAAAGCTGGATTTGAGGATGCAGATACTTTG CTTAGGAAAATGGAACTTGAGGCAAGGAGTTTGCAGCCAAGTGTGAAGGCAGCTCTTCTTGCTAAGCTAAGAGGATACAAGGCTGATTTGAACAATTTGAAGAGCCAACTGAAGAGAATGGCATCACCTGTCGTGAATTTCGCAGCTCGGGATGAACTGTTGGAGCCCGGATTGGCAGATTCCTTGACG ACATCGAATGATCAACGAGGAAGATTGTTGATGACGACTGACAGGTTAAATCAGTCGACGGACAGAATCAAGGAGAGTAGAAGAGCAATGCTGGAAACCGAGGAGCTTGGGGTCTCAATCCTCCAAGATTTGCACCAACAACGCCAGTCACTTCTACATGCTCACAATACA CTCCGCGGGGCGGACGAAAGTATCAGCAAGAGCAAGAAGGTGCTGACCGCCATGACGAGGAGTATGAACAGGAACAAATGGATTGTCGGCTCCATCATTGGAGTTTTTGCCGTTGCAATCTTGTTTATCCTTTATCTTAAGATTACGCGCTAG